The Planococcus liqunii genome includes a region encoding these proteins:
- the dnaG gene encoding DNA primase codes for MSNRVPEEVIEKIRSTTDIVDIVGEYVQLTKRGRNWFGLCPFHGESTPSFSVTSDKQIFHCFGCGAGGNAITFLMDIENITFQEALARLGSRAGIEVEVNTHASGEAATAPSKSDNQLILMHEFSADMYHHILLNTEEGQAALDYLENRGFTREMIERYRIGWSLPEWNYMATALQRKGYSEEELMNSGLAIQREQGNGFFDRFRGRVMFPIMNESGKVIAFSGRILENTKTEAKYMNSPESPIFQKSQVLYNVHQARSAIRKNRKIILFEGFMDVIAAGKAGVDNALATMGTSLTPQHIRAMKRFAQEIVICFDGDDAGWEAAKRAAVALNEDKFKVEVAVLPGKMDPDDYVREHGQDAFREQVIGKPHAFIAFAMMHARRHKNFQYENDLLQYVQEVLQLLAGRSSPIERDLYIKQLANETGLSEEAILQQYRKLENRSIEQSRPERVAKTAKREPKRITSFHRAERLLFSHALANRDVTRKLAEVESGMPFVSEEFKALYVQLLGFYEEWDKADFHKFLETLQDAELRKLVMETTLSERDPEHVDEEIADCIKHLDKHRIEQQINLKIQQSKEAEKQHDLQRALLLAQEVIALRKSL; via the coding sequence GTGTCCAATCGAGTTCCTGAAGAAGTGATTGAAAAAATCCGGTCAACAACGGATATTGTGGACATAGTCGGAGAATACGTCCAATTAACAAAAAGAGGGCGCAACTGGTTCGGGCTTTGCCCGTTTCACGGAGAAAGCACACCGTCATTTTCGGTCACTTCCGATAAGCAGATTTTTCACTGCTTCGGTTGCGGCGCCGGCGGAAACGCCATTACGTTCCTTATGGATATAGAGAATATTACGTTTCAAGAAGCATTAGCCCGTCTGGGAAGCCGGGCGGGAATCGAAGTGGAAGTGAACACGCATGCTTCTGGAGAAGCAGCAACCGCACCTTCCAAAAGCGACAATCAGTTGATCTTGATGCACGAATTTTCGGCAGACATGTACCATCATATATTGCTCAATACCGAAGAAGGCCAAGCAGCGCTGGATTACCTGGAAAACAGGGGGTTTACCCGGGAGATGATTGAACGGTACCGCATCGGATGGTCCCTGCCGGAATGGAATTATATGGCGACAGCATTGCAGCGAAAAGGATACAGTGAAGAAGAATTGATGAACAGCGGACTGGCAATCCAGCGCGAACAGGGCAATGGCTTTTTTGACCGCTTTCGCGGCCGTGTAATGTTTCCGATTATGAACGAAAGCGGCAAAGTCATTGCCTTTTCAGGACGGATTTTGGAAAATACGAAAACGGAAGCAAAATATATGAACAGCCCGGAATCGCCGATTTTCCAGAAAAGCCAAGTGCTGTACAACGTCCACCAGGCAAGGAGCGCTATCCGGAAAAATCGGAAAATCATCCTGTTTGAAGGATTCATGGATGTCATTGCGGCCGGAAAAGCCGGCGTCGACAATGCTCTTGCGACAATGGGCACTTCGCTGACCCCGCAGCATATCCGTGCAATGAAGCGTTTTGCGCAGGAAATCGTCATTTGCTTTGACGGAGATGATGCCGGATGGGAAGCGGCCAAGCGGGCTGCCGTTGCACTCAATGAAGATAAATTCAAAGTGGAAGTTGCTGTTCTTCCGGGGAAAATGGATCCGGACGATTATGTCCGCGAGCATGGCCAAGACGCATTTCGGGAGCAAGTCATCGGCAAGCCGCACGCGTTTATCGCGTTTGCCATGATGCATGCACGCAGGCATAAGAATTTCCAGTACGAAAATGATCTGCTGCAATATGTCCAGGAAGTGCTGCAGCTCTTGGCTGGCCGTTCATCCCCGATTGAACGTGATTTGTATATCAAGCAATTGGCTAATGAAACCGGATTGTCAGAAGAAGCAATTTTGCAGCAGTACCGCAAACTGGAGAATCGCTCAATTGAACAAAGCCGTCCGGAAAGGGTGGCCAAAACCGCAAAGCGGGAGCCGAAGCGGATCACCTCTTTTCACCGGGCCGAACGGCTGCTGTTCTCGCATGCCTTAGCCAACCGGGATGTGACGAGGAAGCTCGCTGAAGTTGAATCGGGAATGCCTTTTGTCAGTGAAGAATTCAAAGCGCTGTATGTTCAGCTGCTCGGATTTTATGAAGAGTGGGACAAAGCGGATTTCCATAAATTCCTGGAAACGCTCCAGGACGCAGAACTCCGGAAACTGGTCATGGAAACGACGCTTTCCGAACGCGATCCGGAGCATGTGGATGAAGAAATAGCGGATTGCATCAAGCATCTTGATAAGCACCGGATAGAGCAGCAGATAAATTTGAAAATCCAGCAATCAAAAGAAGCGGAAAAACAGCATGATCTACAACGCGCTTTACTTCTTGCGCAAGAAGTGATTGCTTTGCGCAAATCATTGTAA
- the rpoD gene encoding RNA polymerase sigma factor RpoD: protein MAEKSERKNKVEASNVSLSTEGPEVTVEEAKRQLIETGKKTGELNYEQIADKLAVFELESDQVEEFIEQLEGHGIELERKSDDEEHLDRLMKPTEEKFDLNDLSVPPGVKINDPVRMYLKEIGRVDLLKAEEEVRLAKLIEQGDEEAKKRLAEANLRLVVSIAKRYVGRGMLFLDLIQEGNMGLIKAVEKFDYSKGFKFSTYATWWIRQAITRAIADQARTIRIPVHMVETINKLIRVQRQLLQDLGREPSPEEIGEEMDLLPEKVREILKIAQEPVSLETPIGEEDDSHLGDFIEDSDAQSPSDHAAYELLKEQLEDVLDTLTDREENVLRLRFGLDDGRTRTLEEVGKVFGVTRERIRQIEAKALRKLRHPSRSKRLKDFLE, encoded by the coding sequence ATGGCTGAGAAATCAGAACGCAAAAACAAAGTTGAAGCAAGCAATGTTTCATTAAGCACAGAAGGCCCGGAAGTAACTGTAGAAGAAGCAAAACGACAATTAATCGAAACAGGTAAGAAAACCGGTGAACTTAACTATGAACAGATAGCCGATAAATTAGCGGTTTTTGAACTGGAATCCGATCAAGTTGAAGAATTTATCGAACAACTTGAAGGCCATGGCATAGAACTTGAACGCAAATCGGACGACGAAGAACATTTGGACCGCCTGATGAAGCCGACAGAAGAAAAATTCGACTTGAATGACTTGAGCGTACCGCCAGGCGTAAAAATCAACGACCCGGTTCGCATGTACTTGAAGGAAATCGGCCGAGTCGATCTGTTGAAAGCGGAAGAAGAAGTCCGTTTGGCGAAATTGATCGAACAAGGCGATGAAGAAGCGAAAAAACGTTTGGCAGAAGCCAACTTGCGCCTCGTTGTAAGTATTGCCAAACGCTACGTCGGCCGCGGCATGCTATTCCTGGATTTGATCCAGGAAGGGAACATGGGCTTGATCAAAGCCGTTGAAAAATTCGACTACTCCAAAGGATTTAAATTCAGTACGTATGCCACTTGGTGGATCCGCCAAGCGATCACCCGTGCGATTGCCGACCAGGCGCGGACCATCCGGATTCCGGTGCATATGGTTGAAACGATCAACAAATTAATCCGTGTTCAACGCCAGCTGCTTCAAGACCTTGGCCGTGAGCCGTCGCCTGAAGAAATCGGGGAAGAAATGGACTTGCTTCCGGAAAAAGTGCGTGAAATCCTGAAAATTGCACAAGAACCGGTATCGCTTGAAACACCGATTGGTGAAGAAGACGACTCGCATCTTGGCGATTTTATCGAAGATTCGGATGCACAGTCTCCGTCCGACCACGCAGCCTACGAGTTATTGAAAGAACAGCTTGAAGACGTTTTGGATACGTTAACCGACCGTGAGGAAAATGTGCTTCGCCTGCGCTTCGGCCTTGATGATGGACGCACACGCACACTTGAAGAAGTAGGCAAGGTATTTGGTGTGACCCGTGAACGGATCCGCCAAATCGAAGCGAAAGCGCTCCGCAAGCTTCGCCACCCTTCGCGCAGCAAGCGCCTAAAAGATTTCTTGGAATAA
- a CDS encoding acyl-CoA dehydrogenase, whose amino-acid sequence MNFDLTQEQQMIKKTIKEFADKVVAPGAVHRDRTNEFPKEIFKQLSDMGMMGLPFDEKYGGAGADTTSFAIVTEELSRACASTGITYSAHISLGGAPLSLFGTEEQKEKYLAPICTGESFGAFGLTEPNAGSDAGGTETRAVEDGDDWVINGSKVYITNASYAKHLAITAITGMNDGKKEISAIIVPTDAEGFTIIDNYEKMGLHASNTTELVLENVRVPKENLLGKRGEGFKQFLVTLDGGRIGIAAMAVGIAQAAFNRALNYSKERKQFGKSLSEFQITQFKLADMALKIELARNMVYKAAWLKDQGRPFTKEASMAKLYASEISMEVADEAIQIHGGYGYMKEYEVERYMRDAKLLEIGEGTSEVQKMVIARQIGC is encoded by the coding sequence ATGAATTTCGATTTGACGCAAGAACAGCAAATGATCAAGAAAACCATCAAAGAGTTTGCCGATAAGGTAGTAGCTCCAGGAGCCGTCCATCGTGACCGCACCAATGAATTTCCAAAAGAAATCTTCAAACAGCTTTCCGACATGGGGATGATGGGGTTGCCGTTTGACGAGAAGTACGGCGGAGCAGGAGCTGACACAACGAGCTTTGCTATCGTCACCGAAGAATTGAGCCGTGCTTGTGCTTCCACGGGAATTACGTATTCGGCGCATATTTCCTTGGGCGGTGCACCGCTGAGTTTGTTTGGCACAGAAGAGCAGAAAGAAAAATACTTGGCGCCGATTTGTACAGGTGAATCGTTCGGAGCGTTCGGATTGACGGAACCGAATGCCGGGTCGGATGCAGGCGGTACGGAAACGCGTGCAGTTGAAGACGGCGATGACTGGGTCATAAACGGATCAAAAGTGTATATCACAAACGCAAGCTATGCGAAACACTTGGCAATCACGGCCATTACAGGCATGAACGACGGCAAAAAAGAAATATCGGCGATCATTGTGCCGACGGATGCAGAAGGCTTCACCATCATCGACAATTATGAAAAAATGGGGCTTCATGCATCGAACACCACTGAATTGGTGCTGGAAAATGTACGTGTGCCAAAAGAAAACCTGCTTGGCAAGCGCGGAGAAGGCTTTAAGCAGTTCCTGGTAACTTTGGACGGCGGACGCATTGGAATCGCTGCAATGGCGGTTGGAATCGCGCAGGCGGCATTTAACCGCGCCTTGAATTATTCAAAAGAACGCAAGCAATTCGGAAAATCTCTTTCCGAATTCCAAATTACGCAATTTAAATTAGCCGATATGGCCTTGAAGATTGAATTGGCCCGGAATATGGTGTACAAAGCGGCTTGGCTGAAAGACCAGGGACGCCCGTTCACGAAAGAAGCCTCCATGGCAAAGTTATACGCTTCTGAAATTTCCATGGAAGTGGCGGATGAAGCCATCCAGATCCACGGCGGCTACGGCTATATGAAAGAGTACGAAGTGGAACGCTATATGCGCGATGCCAAATTGCTTGAAATCGGCGAAGGAACTTCGGAAGTGCAGAAAATGGTTATCGCCCGCCAAATTGGCTGTTAA
- the cccA gene encoding cytochrome c550, whose product MQKNAIVPYILIMAFGIGLIFFLSLEGANNEAEIAEEHAEEGAGGEAQGEDGGSTESAEFDPEAQAKQSCVSCHGSSYEGGVGPSLVATEMDQAAIEDIIANGKGAMPGGLIEGENIPAMAEWVLSLE is encoded by the coding sequence ATGCAAAAAAATGCAATTGTACCTTACATCTTAATCATGGCGTTCGGTATTGGTCTGATTTTCTTCTTGTCTTTGGAAGGCGCCAATAACGAAGCTGAAATTGCTGAAGAACATGCAGAAGAAGGCGCTGGCGGCGAAGCTCAAGGCGAAGACGGCGGCAGCACGGAGTCGGCTGAATTCGATCCTGAAGCACAAGCGAAGCAAAGCTGTGTATCTTGCCACGGTTCAAGCTATGAAGGCGGAGTAGGTCCTTCACTAGTCGCAACTGAAATGGACCAAGCAGCAATCGAAGACATTATTGCAAATGGTAAAGGCGCAATGCCAGGTGGTCTCATCGAAGGTGAGAACATTCCAGCAATGGCTGAGTGGGTACTTTCACTCGAATAG
- a CDS encoding tRNA (adenine(22)-N(1))-methyltransferase, protein MNAQQLSMRLTRVASHVPTGATVADIGSDHAYLPCYLVSQGRAERAVAGEVVKGPYESAKKQVKQEQLEDKIEVRLASGLEAIHPEDGITAITIAGMGGPLIVSILDHGLEKLAGVSRLILQPNVHAKAIREWAQTHQWAIVEEEIIKENNKIYEILVLERSSQPVVLTPAQLLMGPVLMKQQTEAFREKWQRESAQWTNIIASIESTEQTLEIVDKKNELVQKIKLVEEVLNGENS, encoded by the coding sequence ATGAATGCTCAACAATTATCAATGCGGCTTACGCGGGTAGCGAGCCATGTGCCGACTGGGGCAACCGTGGCGGATATCGGCAGCGATCACGCCTATTTGCCGTGCTACCTCGTTTCCCAGGGACGGGCTGAACGCGCAGTTGCCGGGGAAGTGGTTAAAGGACCTTACGAATCCGCAAAAAAACAGGTTAAGCAAGAACAATTGGAAGACAAAATTGAGGTCCGGTTGGCTAGCGGGCTCGAAGCCATCCATCCGGAAGATGGCATTACTGCTATTACCATAGCTGGAATGGGCGGTCCGTTGATTGTTTCGATTCTGGACCACGGACTTGAAAAATTGGCGGGTGTCAGCCGCTTGATTCTTCAGCCGAATGTCCATGCCAAAGCCATCCGTGAATGGGCACAAACCCATCAATGGGCCATTGTGGAAGAAGAAATTATCAAGGAAAACAATAAAATTTATGAAATTCTCGTACTGGAGCGCAGCAGCCAGCCGGTTGTCCTGACGCCAGCCCAATTGCTGATGGGGCCAGTACTCATGAAACAGCAGACAGAAGCGTTCAGGGAAAAATGGCAAAGAGAAAGCGCGCAGTGGACAAATATCATTGCCTCCATTGAATCTACAGAACAGACGCTGGAAATTGTCGATAAGAAAAACGAACTGGTGCAAAAAATAAAACTGGTTGAAGAGGTGCTGAATGGTGAAAATTCCTAA
- a CDS encoding Nif3-like dinuclear metal center hexameric protein, translating to MKIPNGQQIIEEFEKWSPKFLAMEGDPIGLHVGTLNKKVERVLVTLDVNEHVVDEAIEKGAGLIIAHHPPIYRPIKNLQTDFPQGRMIEKLIKHDIAVYAAHTNLDVAKGGVNDLLADALGLAETKVLVPTYEAELVKIAVFVPESHEEQVREALGKAGAGAIGDYEFCSYTLSGTGRFRPTEAADPYIGEAGKMEVTAESKIEVVIRKYEKDRAIRAMIAAHPYEEVAYDVFTLENKEEAMGLGRIGTLPGDMSLEEFTELVKERLDVPAVRVVGDLAKRIQKVAVLGGDGNKYIQAAKRSGADVYVTGDLYFHVAQDAEAMDLAVVDPGHHVEKVMIQGVVDHMSNEQNWQCEFLPSEVNTEPFRFK from the coding sequence GTGAAAATTCCTAATGGACAGCAGATCATCGAAGAGTTTGAAAAATGGTCACCGAAATTCCTGGCAATGGAAGGCGATCCGATCGGCTTGCATGTCGGAACACTGAACAAAAAAGTTGAACGAGTGCTAGTAACGCTGGACGTCAATGAACACGTGGTGGACGAAGCAATAGAAAAAGGCGCAGGCTTGATTATTGCCCATCATCCGCCGATTTACCGTCCGATAAAAAACCTGCAGACGGATTTTCCGCAGGGGCGCATGATCGAAAAGCTGATTAAGCATGATATTGCCGTCTATGCAGCCCATACCAATCTCGATGTCGCCAAAGGCGGTGTCAACGATTTGTTGGCAGATGCGCTCGGGCTTGCCGAAACAAAAGTGCTCGTCCCTACATATGAAGCGGAATTGGTGAAAATTGCCGTGTTTGTTCCGGAAAGCCATGAAGAACAAGTGCGGGAAGCGTTAGGGAAAGCGGGAGCAGGAGCCATCGGCGATTACGAATTCTGCAGCTATACTTTATCGGGCACCGGGCGATTCCGGCCTACTGAAGCAGCGGATCCGTATATCGGCGAAGCAGGGAAGATGGAAGTCACCGCTGAATCGAAAATTGAAGTGGTGATCCGGAAATACGAAAAAGACCGGGCGATCCGTGCTATGATTGCCGCGCATCCATACGAAGAAGTGGCGTATGATGTGTTTACGCTTGAGAATAAAGAAGAAGCAATGGGACTCGGCCGGATTGGAACTTTGCCAGGCGACATGAGCTTGGAAGAGTTTACAGAGCTGGTCAAAGAACGGCTCGATGTACCGGCAGTCCGCGTTGTCGGAGATCTGGCCAAAAGGATCCAGAAAGTGGCGGTGCTTGGCGGTGACGGCAACAAATACATCCAGGCAGCAAAACGTTCCGGGGCAGACGTCTACGTAACCGGCGACTTGTACTTCCATGTCGCCCAGGATGCGGAAGCGATGGATCTGGCCGTTGTTGATCCTGGCCATCACGTTGAAAAAGTCATGATCCAAGGTGTTGTCGACCATATGTCGAACGAGCAGAATTGGCAATGTGAATTTCTGCCGTCCGAAGTCAATACCGAACCGTTCCGGTTCAAGTAA
- a CDS encoding DNA topology modulation protein encodes MKKIAVIGSGGSGKSTLSRKLGEKLSIDVFHLDAILWKPDWEAVAKDQQKLIQQQLVAKDRWIIDGNYNGTLDIRLQAADCIIFMDMPRSLCLYRVILRTFRHRRQPRPDMATGCEERFNFSFLKWVWDYPTDKRPEVLKKLERFRGQKEIIILKSPKEAQLFLENIKNESTVTIP; translated from the coding sequence TTGGTTCCGGAGGCTCTGGCAAATCAACTCTTTCAAGAAAACTCGGCGAAAAGCTGTCCATTGACGTCTTCCATTTGGATGCGATTTTGTGGAAGCCCGACTGGGAAGCTGTTGCAAAAGACCAGCAAAAACTTATCCAACAGCAATTGGTCGCAAAAGACCGGTGGATCATTGACGGCAATTACAACGGCACACTCGATATCCGGCTGCAGGCAGCCGATTGCATCATTTTTATGGACATGCCCCGTTCCCTTTGCCTTTACCGCGTCATCCTGCGTACATTCCGCCACCGCCGCCAGCCCCGGCCAGATATGGCGACCGGCTGCGAAGAACGCTTCAACTTCAGTTTTTTGAAATGGGTATGGGATTACCCGACCGACAAACGGCCGGAAGTCCTAAAAAAACTCGAGCGCTTCCGTGGACAAAAAGAAATCATTATTTTAAAATCCCCTAAAGAAGCCCAGCTTTTTCTGGAGAACATAAAAAACGAGAGCACCGTCACTATTCCATAA